The DNA region CAACTTGTGCAGCGCTTCCAACAGCGCAGTCGTCGCGGGTTCGAGCAGACGGTGGGCGCATTCGCGTGCTGCGGCGGGGTTGCCGTCGCGTACCGCATCGGCGAGCGCACGATAATCGTCCACACGTCCGACTTCGGCGGCCATCATCGTGGCCAGAGCGGGCAGCGCGGGCTCGTAGGTGGCCCGCAAGGTGTTGAACATCAGCCGGAACGCGATGGAGTCCGCGCCATCGACGATGCGGTCCCAGAAGTCCAGCGCATACCGTTGCACAGCAACGGGATCGGTTTCGTTCGCCAGGGTTTGCACAGCGACGTTCAGCTCGCCGGACAGTGCGGCGCCCCCGCGCTGCGCGGCGAGTTCGGCCACCTTGGGCCCGTTGTGCAGCCTGGTCTCCAGGATGCTGCGGACGACGACGAGGTCAAGTTCGCCATCTCGGAGCAACAGCCGGGGGAGCAGGTCGAGCCCTGCGGTGCGGCGGAAGTCGCGCACCGTGGTGGCGTCGCCCTGACGCACTTCGATCAACCCGGCTGCTGCCAACCGCTTGAGCGCCTCCCGGACCGCGGGCCGCGAGACACCCAGCACCTCGGCAAGTTGCCGCTCGCTCGGGAGGGTCTGGCCGGGCCGCATCTCGCCGTTGAGCACGTCGGTGATGATCTGGTCGAAAACGTCCTCGGGTACCGAACGTCGGCTCACCGGTCGAAGTGCCATGCACCCAGGATGGCCCACACCCGCACAGAGGTCAAGTGGTCAGACCAGTGCAACTCAGCTGTCCAGTACCTCGTCGACCCGTTTCTCGATGTCGGCGCGCGCGCCGACGGTTGCCAGGTCGAGGTTGAAGTGTTCGACGAGGGTCTGGACAACCTCGTCGGCGGTACGCAGGCGAGTGCGCTCAGTGCCGGCACGGGTATGCACCGTGAGGTTTCGGCCCCGCATGTTCCAGCGTGCATCGTCGGTGACCAGTGACGCAGTAAGTCCGACGACGAACACCGATTGCGGGTGCGTGGAGACGTACCAACTGCCCACTTCGAGATCGATACGAGGCTGCGGACGGTCGGTGAAGAGGTAGAGCCGTTCCCAGCGATCGCGGATCAACGCTTCCAACACGAAACCCCCGTCCTGTCGCCGAATGCGGTACGGCTCATGGCGCGTGGGCTGCTCGACGTCGACCTCGAACCGAATCGGTGAGGACAGTGTCTGGCCACCGAAACCGACGTCGACGAGGAACCGACCGCCCACACCGGGGATGGCCACCGAGAGGAATTGATGAGTCTGAGCGGGCAGGTTGTCGTCCGCACTCATCCAGACCACGCGGCCGGCGAGCCGATCCACCTCGAATCCAATCGTCTCCAGCACGTAGCCCAGCAGCCCGTTGTGCTCGTAGCAGTATCCGCCGCGGCGCCGGTAGACCAGTTTGTCGGTCAACGCCGGTGCGCCGAGATCGGCGACGGGCACGCCGAGCAAGGGATCGAGATTCTCGAACGGGATGGACCGGTTGTGTGCGGCGACCAGCCCTTGCAATGTCTCGAGGGTGGCCCCGGCACCACCTCGATACCCGATTCGACGCAAATACGCGGGAACATCGACAGGAGCATTCATGACCCGATCGTGCAACCTGAACGGCTGTTGAGGTCAACGGGTGGGGAGACTGGGCGATGACAGTCGAGACCGACTGCGGGTGCGGATCGCGCCCATGGTGTGCCGCGCACGTCCGGTCAGTCGCGTTTCGTCTCGTAGCGCAGCAGGACCGTGCCGCATGGGAAGGTGCGATTTTCCAACAATCGCAGTGAGATCCACGACGGCAAGGTCGGAAAGAACGGAGTTCCGCCGCCCACGGCGGTCGGCGCGACGACGATTCGGTATTCGTCGACCAATCCGGCCTGCACAATAGGCGCAGCCAGCGTCGCGCCGGCCACCTCCAGCCTGCCGTCGGTCTCGGCTTTGAGCTTCCTCACCACTTCGATGGGGTCGCCACGTTCCAGGCGTGAGTTCCAGTCGACGGACTGCAAGGTCTGCGAAAAGACGACCTTGGGCATGTCGCGCCAGATGCGGGCGAAGTCAACGATCAGTGGGGTGGCATCCGGGTCCTCGTCGGCGGTCGGCCAGTAGGCGGCCATCAATTCGTAGAGCCGCCGTCCATAGAACGCCAGAGCGGTCTCCCGCTCGAAGTCGTTCCAGTACTGGTGCAGCTCCTCGCTCGGATCGGACCAGTCGATGTTGCCTCGAGTGTCGGCGATGTACCCGTCGACCGACACGTTGAAGCCATAGATGAGTCTGCCCATACCGATCAGACTGCGCCGACGAGTCGAACTCATCGCGATGCAGCCGGAGCCGCGGGTCCGGCCGTCACTCGTCTTCCTCGTCGCGACGTCGCGCCGCCTCGATCACCTCGGGCGGAGCCGGCTTCTGCAACCAGGCCCGCATCCGTACCAGTCCGCCAACAATCGTGCCGATGGCGAGCACTGCAATGACGATCCAGAGCGCAGTGGACATGGATCGATTGTCCGCCTGCCGGTCAGCTTTTGGGTCGAAAGTGGTACACCGCCGGGTGCAGCTTCAATCGGACTCGTCGACGTAGCAAACCCACCCGCGAAACGTCAGGGCGGTGTAGAACTCGGTGATGTTGGTGAAGCCGGCGTCCCGCAGGATGGCTTGGTCCTCATCGGGGGTCAGGATGTGCAGGTGCTCATCGATGGCCAAACGTGCAGCTTCCGCATCCTCGCGGGCAACACCGGAGGCGACGGCGAACTCGACATAGCGCGACAACCAGTGTGACCGGTCCTCGAGGTTCTGGTGGGGAAACCCAAAATGGGCGACGACAAAGGGCGCGCCCGGCTTGAGCCGGCGTCGAACCTCGGCCACAGTGCGGCTGCGTTCGCCAGGGTCGAGAAACTGCAGAGTCAGTATGCTGGCGGCAGCATCGAACGGGCCCGATGGCGCGTCATCGATAAGCCCGCACGTCAGACGCGCGCGATCGGCCAATGGTCCAAGTGTGTGTTCGGCCAACTCAAGCATGTCGGCCGATGGGTCTACACCGTCGAAGGACCAACCAGGGTTGGCTTCGGCGAACGCCTTGATCTCCAGTCCGCCCCCAGCGCCGAGCACAAGCACCTGCGCGTCGTGGGGAGCATGCTCCGCGATCAGAACCGCGGCCATACGATGCATCGCGTGATAACCCGGTACGCGACGTGGCTGCTGCCCTTCGTACGCCGACAGGAACTCGCGGTCTGAGAATTGGGTCGACATGCGCTAATCGTCCAAGACGAGCTATACCTTGACAACATCTCCTTGCTGAAACGGCAACTGGCGAACAGCATGTCAAATCAGAACGATCTCCGCGTCACATCACGGGTGGCGGTACTACCGGCCCGCGAATTTCAGGCTCGGTCGAACCTCGCGATATCTGTTGGTCCACATGGCCGAAACGTGGGATATGACCGCTTCCGCTACACCGGTTTGGTCATGGTCACCCGTTGTCCCGCCATGTGAGCACCTCCTTGAGAGACGTCAGGTCGTAGCCGTCGTCGGAGGTGAGTTCGGTCTGGAACAACGTGACGCCCGCCTCGCGAAAGGCATCCGCGCTGCGGGCGTTCTGCCAGAGCGTCGAACGTTCGATGTCGCCGCCGTGGCGACCGAACGTCGCCGCCAAGTCGTCGACGCGGTCACTGGACCTGCGGAACGCGTCGAGGTCTTGGAACGCATGCCAGATGTCGGCGTGGCGGGCAACGGCGGGCAGCGAGCGCTTGGGCCCCGTGCCGCCGATCAGGATCGGTAGCTTGCGCACGGGCGGAGGGTTCAATGCAGCCAGCCTGTTCTCGATGCGGATCAGGCTCTCGTCGAATAGGTCGAAACGGGAGCCGAAGGTGCCGAATTCGTAACCGTAAGTGGTGTAATCCTTTTCATACCAGCCCGCGCCGAGGCCGAGAACAAGCCGACCGCCGCTGATGTGGTCGACGGTGCGCGCCATATCAGCGAGCAGATCCGGGTTGCGGTAACCGACGCCCGTGACGAGGAGCCCAATGTCAGCGTGTGACGTGATCTCGCCCCACGACGCGAGCGCAGTCCAACCCTCAAAGTTGGAGACATCAGGCTGCTCGTCCGCCAGGATCGGCTTGCCGTCGATGATGGCTTCCATTGCCGGGCGGTGAAAGTGGTCGTAGCCGAAGATGACGTCGACGCCGAGGTCGTCGGCGGCCAAGACAGCCTCGCGCCACGAGCGGTAGTCAGGCGCGCCGCCCGGCTGGATCTGCACGGCGACACGAATGGGAAGGGTCATGGATGCTCCTGAGTCGGGGAAGAGACGACTCTTGAGCCAAGTTCACCGGCACGCCGTTTATTCCGATGCGGTGAGCGATTGTCCGGTCTCAGTGCGGATAGGCGGAAGCTCCACCGTTTCACCCGCCACATCGATCGCGATCTTGCCGCGCAGCGCATACGACCGCCGGTCCTCGAGGAGTTCATGGGCCTCGGCCATTCGAGCCAGCGGCAGTGTCGCGCCGACGACCGCCTTGACGAGACCGCGCTCGACCAGCGTGGTGAGCGCGTCCAGTTTCCCTCGGTTCTGTCGCGTGAAGACGAAGTGATAGGCGGCATTCCGACCCCACGCCTCGATGAGGTTCTGCGGCTGCGCGATGTCGACGATGCTGACGACGCGTCCAAGGTCGGCGAGCGCCAACGGGCTTCTGGTGAGCGTGTCGCCGCCGATCGTGTCGAAGACGACATCGACGCCCTTGCCGCGCGTGATCTCAGCTACGGCATCGACGTAGTCCGTCGACGCGTAGTCGATTGCAGCATCCGCGCCAAGCGAACGCACGAACTCATGGTCCCCGGCCCTCGCGGTGGTGATCACTCGCGCGCCCATCGCTTTCGCGATCTGGATCGCGATCGTGCCGACACCGCCGGTACCGCCGTGGATGAGAATCGTCTCCCCGACGGTGAGCTGGGCTCGTGTCACCAGGGACTCCCACACCGTTCCGCCGACGAGAGTCAGGCTCGCTGCCTCCAGGTGTGTAAGGTTCTCGGGCTTGCGGCCGACGAGGTCGACGTCGGCGACGTGTTGCTCGGCGTAGGAGCCGGGGCCACCGAAGATCCGTGGCGTGTAGTACACCGCATCGCCGGCGCTGAACTCGGTCACGTGGGATCCGACGGCTTCGATCACTCCGGAGATGTCGTGCCCGATGATCGCCGGGAGCGGCACATCATCCGGGTAATCTCCGCGACGGATCTGATAGTCGAGCGGGTTGACCGCGGTCGCATGGACGCGCACCCGGACCTGACGGGGTCCGACCTCCGGGATGGGAACATCGCGCAGCTCGAAAGCGTCGACGCCTCCGAATCGGTCGAGCGCAACGGCCTTCATCATGTCGGTCATGTGTCCACTCAACGATATGGCGCACCTCCGCATTCCAGGATGGCCCGCGCCGCGCGCTCTGCGATCAGCATGACCGGCGCGTTGGTGTTCCCCGATGTGATGGTGGGCATCGCCGAAGCATCAGCCACTCGAAGGCCTGCGACGCCGAACACGCGGCAGTCGGTGTCGAGCACGGTGCCGATCGACTGTGGCAGACCGCGGGTGTCAAAGGCGCCCATCGCGCAGGTGCCCACCGGATGGAAGATGGTGGTACCCAGTTCACGGGCAGCCATGCGCAGGTCGTCGTCGCTCACCCGTTGCGGGCCGGGAAGCAACTCTTCCGGGCGGTAGCGGGCCAGGGCGGGCGCAGCCATGATCTGTCGGGTCATCCGCAGGCCACGCACGGCGATTTCACGATCGGCTTCGGTGGACAGGTAATTGCAGAGGATCTTTGGGTGGGTCAGCGGATCTGCGTGGGTCATCCGCACGTGCCCGCGCGAGGTGGGGCGCAGATTGCAGACCGAGGGAGTGATGGCCGCGAAGGGGTGAAGAGGTTCGCCGAACTTCGGCAACGACAAGGGCTGCACGTGCCATTCCAGATCGGGGCTGGCCAGCGCAGGGTCACTCTTGGCGAAGGCCCCCAACGTGGATGGCGGCATGGTCAGGGGACCCGATCGCAACATCAGGTACTGAAATCCCATGCCTGCCCGGGTGATCCAATTGCGATACAGCGTGTTGACGGTTCGTGCTCCCCGGACGCGGTAGACGGTCCGAAGTTGGAGATGGTCCTGAAGGTTCTCGCCGACTCCAGGTAGGTCGACGGCGACCGGCACCTGATGGTGGGTGAGCAGTCTGGCCGGCCCCAGACCCGAGACCTGCATCAGGTGTGGCGAGCCGATGGCTCCGGCGCTCAGGATCACTTCCCGACGGGCTCCAACGTCGAGGATCTGGCCGTCTTTGAGTAGCCGCAGGCCGGTGACGCGGTGCTGCGCGGTGGTCCAGGCACCGCGACGCTGATACTCGCTGACCTGATGGTCCATCAGAAGCTGTAGTGCCTGGGATTGCGTGTAGACGGTGAGATTGGGGCGGTGGGTGACAGGGTGCAGGAAAGCGTCAGCCATCGACCAGCGCCGGCCACGCCGCTGATTGACATGAAAATATGCACAGCCGGAGTTGTCCCCCCGGTTGAACTCTTCGATCGGCGCAATGCCCAATTCGGCAGCGGCAGCCTGCCAAGCGTCCAGGATCCTCCAGCGCACCCGCGGGCGTTCGACTCGGATCTCGCCAGCGGCGCCGTGCCAGTCGTCGGCCCCGCCGAAGTAGTCTTCCAGCTCCTTGTAGATCGTCAACGTCTCGCCCGGACGGTCGGAGCCGCCCCAAAGCCACCGCTCGTCACCGGTAGCTTGCGCCCAAAGTTCGTAATCGCTGGCCTGGCCGCGCATGTGGATCATGGCGTTGATCGACGAGCAGCCGCCGATCACGCGGCCCCGCGAGTAGATGATGCTGCGACCGGCCAGACCTGGATCGGCCTCGGTGGTAAAGCACCAGTCGGTGCGGGGGTTGGCAATGGTGTACAGGTAGCCCACCGGCACCTTGATCCAGAACCAGTTGTCCTGGCCGCCGGCCTCAACCAGGAGCACACGATGATCAGGGTTGGCGCTGAGCCGATTGGCGAGCAGGCAGCCCGCGCTTCCCGCCCCGACGATGATGAAGTCGAATTCGGCCACAGGGCTCATTCCCGGCACCGTTCCTCCTCTTGCCGTCGGTTGGTGTCCTAGTCTGCGCGACGACGCCCGGGGAGAAGAACCGTTCGGGCGCGGCTGAGCTCAGGACAAGTGGGGTGCAGGCAGGGGTAGCGGGCTCGCGCCTTGCGGGCGTAGCCCGTCGAAGATGATCGTCAGGTAGCGCCGCCACAAGTCGGGTGGCGGATCAGTGAGACCGTCCATCACATGGACCGGTGCGCACATCAGCAGGAAGACATCGGTCCCGGTGACATCGGGGCGGATCGCGCCCGCGGCGCGGGCGTTGGCCACCAGCCTCTCGACGCCAGCGTGCACCTCATCACGGATCGCTACCACCCTGGAGTCGCTCGCACTATACGTCTGCAGGTAAGTCAAGTCGTGTTGGCGACGCTGGTCGGCGGCGATAGTCAGAAACTCCAGCAGCGCCGCACCGGGGTCACGGGCATCCGCCAACCGGCGCAGGGCGTCGGTGAGGGTGACCAGATGCTCGCAGACGAGGGACGCGATCAGATCCTCTTTGGAGGCGAAGTGGCGGAACACCGTGCCCTTGGCCACTCCCGCACGACGGGCGATATCCGCGACCGAGGCCTCGACCCCGCGCTCGGCGAACACCTCCTCGGCCGCGGCCAGTAGCGACTCGCGGTTGCGCGCGGCGTCAGCACGCAGGGCACGAGGGGTTGACGTCACCCTCGCACACTACCAAGTTGACCGCACGGTCATCTTCTGCTTAGGGTAGCGGAGTCAAGCTGACCGATCGGTCAGCTTTTGCCGCTGGTCCGGAATTCCATGGAGGACAGATGAAATTAGCAGGGGCCACGGCGTTGGTCACCGGCTCCAATCGGGGTATCGGCACGCATTTTGCCACCGAGCTCCTGCGTCGCGGGGCCAAGGTGTACGCCACGGCGCGACGACCCGAACTCGTCGACATCCCAGGGGCCGAGGTGCTGCGCTTGGACATCCTCGACCCGGACTCGGCACGGGGCGCCGCCGAGATTGCTGATGACGTCGACATCCTGATCAACAACGCCGCCGACACTGCCGGTGGCAGCCTGGTGACCGGCGAGTTGGAGGACGTCAGGCGGGTGATGGAGTCCAACTACTTCGGCACACTGAACGTCATTCGGGCATTTGCGCCGGTCCTCGCACGCAACGGCGGTGGCGCTATCGTCAACGTGTTGTCGGCAGCCGCGTGGCTCACGGTGGACGGCAACACCGCCTACGCAGCGGCCAAGTCAGCCGAGTGGGGGCTCACCAATGGTGTACGTCTTGAATTGGCCAGCCAGGGAACACATGTCGTCGGCCTCATGCCGGGGCTCGTCGGCACCCAGACGCTGTTCGACTTCGCTCGCAAGGCGGGGATCGAGTTTCCCGAGGGCGCGGTTACCGAGCCGGCCGCTCTCGTCGAACTGGCCCTCGACGGGCTCGAGGCGGGCAATACCGAGATCGTCGATGCGATCGGGCTCCGGGCCAAGGCCACGCTCGCCGGGCCACCGCAGGTCTTCACCATCTGAAACGCCGCGACGTCACAGCGCGTCGTACACCGCAGCGATGAGCCGATAGGCACGGCGATCGCCGGCCAGCCAGTCACGACGCAAGTTGGGCACAAAAGCGAAAGCGACCTTGCGCTCGAGGTCAGCCAGTCCCACCGAGCCACCGGCCCCGGGGTGGCCGAATGCCGCTTGTTGCGCCGGCTCGGGCACCACGAAGTTCTGCGACGGCAGCATGTAGCCCAGCGCGAATGCGCTTTCCAGCCGCAGCACGCGGTCGCGGCCGCGTACGCGTTGGGTGATCGCTTCCCGCAGATGACCCGGGGCGATCAAGGTGCCGCCGATCAGGTCGTCGTAAAACCTGGCCAGGTCACGAGCGGTGGTGACCAGGCCGGCAGCGGGCCAGCCGGCCGCCAGAACGTCTGGATCATTATAGGAAGCAACGGGATTCGACGCTGACCGAAGGAACAACGATTCTGGATCGTTGAACGCGGCCACCATCTCCGCGACTGTGTCGTCCGGTATCGGCGGTGCATTCTCTGCGCTCCAGACACGCTGCTCGGGCGGAGGCGAACTGACCCGAGCAGCCTCACGCATTGTCGCACCGGAGACGCCGATGAGCAGCCGGTCGCCCAAGTGGCGCCGGGTGAACTCGCCGACGGTCATACCGGTGTGGCGGCGCACGAATTCGCCCACCAGCCATCCGAAAGTCAAAGCGTGATAGCCATGTTCGGTTCTCGGCCGCCAGAGCGGGCGTTGGTGCGCGAGCAGATCAGCCATCGCTGCGGGATCCGCGGCTTGTGCCACCGAAACCGGGCGCTCCAAGACGGGCAAGCCGGCCTGATGGGCCAGCAGATCACTCAGTGTGATCTCGTGTTTGTCGTGTTGTGCGAATTCCGGCCACCACGCGCTCACCGGTTCGTCGGCGCCGTAGCCGCGTTGCTGGGCGACCATGAGGGCCGCGGTCGCTGTCACACCCTTGGTGCAGGAGAAGGTCGGACAAGCCGTGTCGCGCGTCCACGGACGCCCGGTCCGCCTGTCCGCGATGCCTCCCCACAGATCCACCACCGGACGACCGTCGACGAACACCGCCACTGCCGCACCGAGGTCGTCGCCGTCGGCAAGAGCGGCTTCAAAGACGGCCTGCACTTCGGCGAACGCGGGGTCGGCATGCCCCGCCACTGAACTGGACATGCCGAATTAGAACACGTTCTAGTATTGGCCGAGTGCGAATTCTGTACTCCACACGCTTTCCGAAAAATGACTCGCGCCTTGCAGGACGGCGCACTTCGAGACCGGGCGTGAGACGTCTCGAACGCCCAGATTCGGCACAGTGCGGTTCAGTCGCGCGTAGTTTCTGACGCCCGGAGGCCGGCTTGGTAGCGACCAGGCGTCTGTCCGATCACTGCGGTGAACGCCTCGATGAAGCTGGTGGGGTTCGACCATCCGCAGGCGATCGAGGTATCGGTGACCGACTGTCCGTCGGCGAGGTGAGCGAGGGCACGGTGGACGCGCAGCATCGTGCGCCACCGATGGAAGCTCATCCCGAGCTCGCGGTCAAAGAGTCGAGTGAGCGTCCGTTCGCCCGCGCCCACGGCGCGGCCAAACTCGGCCAGTGTCGTCACTTGTGCCGGGTCGTGGTGCAGCAGCTCGGTAACCGCCCGTAAACGGTCGTCACGTGGTTCAGGCAGGTGCAGAGACTGCTCGGGTGTCTCGACGAGTTCATCGATGAGCACGGTGCGCAACCGCGCGTAGACCTCGGGTCGTGTGTCGCGCCGGTCGGTCAACGCCAGAATGGCCTC from Mycobacterium sp. SMC-4 includes:
- a CDS encoding class I SAM-dependent methyltransferase, which codes for MSTQFSDREFLSAYEGQQPRRVPGYHAMHRMAAVLIAEHAPHDAQVLVLGAGGGLEIKAFAEANPGWSFDGVDPSADMLELAEHTLGPLADRARLTCGLIDDAPSGPFDAAASILTLQFLDPGERSRTVAEVRRRLKPGAPFVVAHFGFPHQNLEDRSHWLSRYVEFAVASGVAREDAEAARLAIDEHLHILTPDEDQAILRDAGFTNITEFYTALTFRGWVCYVDESD
- a CDS encoding TetR/AcrR family transcriptional regulator, with protein sequence MTSTPRALRADAARNRESLLAAAEEVFAERGVEASVADIARRAGVAKGTVFRHFASKEDLIASLVCEHLVTLTDALRRLADARDPGAALLEFLTIAADQRRQHDLTYLQTYSASDSRVVAIRDEVHAGVERLVANARAAGAIRPDVTGTDVFLLMCAPVHVMDGLTDPPPDLWRRYLTIIFDGLRPQGASPLPLPAPHLS
- a CDS encoding dihydrofolate reductase family protein, which produces MGRLIYGFNVSVDGYIADTRGNIDWSDPSEELHQYWNDFERETALAFYGRRLYELMAAYWPTADEDPDATPLIVDFARIWRDMPKVVFSQTLQSVDWNSRLERGDPIEVVRKLKAETDGRLEVAGATLAAPIVQAGLVDEYRIVVAPTAVGGGTPFFPTLPSWISLRLLENRTFPCGTVLLRYETKRD
- a CDS encoding SDR family NAD(P)-dependent oxidoreductase produces the protein MKLAGATALVTGSNRGIGTHFATELLRRGAKVYATARRPELVDIPGAEVLRLDILDPDSARGAAEIADDVDILINNAADTAGGSLVTGELEDVRRVMESNYFGTLNVIRAFAPVLARNGGGAIVNVLSAAAWLTVDGNTAYAAAKSAEWGLTNGVRLELASQGTHVVGLMPGLVGTQTLFDFARKAGIEFPEGAVTEPAALVELALDGLEAGNTEIVDAIGLRAKATLAGPPQVFTI
- a CDS encoding GMC family oxidoreductase, with the protein product MSPVAEFDFIIVGAGSAGCLLANRLSANPDHRVLLVEAGGQDNWFWIKVPVGYLYTIANPRTDWCFTTEADPGLAGRSIIYSRGRVIGGCSSINAMIHMRGQASDYELWAQATGDERWLWGGSDRPGETLTIYKELEDYFGGADDWHGAAGEIRVERPRVRWRILDAWQAAAAELGIAPIEEFNRGDNSGCAYFHVNQRRGRRWSMADAFLHPVTHRPNLTVYTQSQALQLLMDHQVSEYQRRGAWTTAQHRVTGLRLLKDGQILDVGARREVILSAGAIGSPHLMQVSGLGPARLLTHHQVPVAVDLPGVGENLQDHLQLRTVYRVRGARTVNTLYRNWITRAGMGFQYLMLRSGPLTMPPSTLGAFAKSDPALASPDLEWHVQPLSLPKFGEPLHPFAAITPSVCNLRPTSRGHVRMTHADPLTHPKILCNYLSTEADREIAVRGLRMTRQIMAAPALARYRPEELLPGPQRVSDDDLRMAARELGTTIFHPVGTCAMGAFDTRGLPQSIGTVLDTDCRVFGVAGLRVADASAMPTITSGNTNAPVMLIAERAARAILECGGAPYR
- a CDS encoding arylamine N-acetyltransferase gives rise to the protein MNAPVDVPAYLRRIGYRGGAGATLETLQGLVAAHNRSIPFENLDPLLGVPVADLGAPALTDKLVYRRRGGYCYEHNGLLGYVLETIGFEVDRLAGRVVWMSADDNLPAQTHQFLSVAIPGVGGRFLVDVGFGGQTLSSPIRFEVDVEQPTRHEPYRIRRQDGGFVLEALIRDRWERLYLFTDRPQPRIDLEVGSWYVSTHPQSVFVVGLTASLVTDDARWNMRGRNLTVHTRAGTERTRLRTADEVVQTLVEHFNLDLATVGARADIEKRVDEVLDS
- a CDS encoding serine hydrolase domain-containing protein, translating into MSSSVAGHADPAFAEVQAVFEAALADGDDLGAAVAVFVDGRPVVDLWGGIADRRTGRPWTRDTACPTFSCTKGVTATAALMVAQQRGYGADEPVSAWWPEFAQHDKHEITLSDLLAHQAGLPVLERPVSVAQAADPAAMADLLAHQRPLWRPRTEHGYHALTFGWLVGEFVRRHTGMTVGEFTRRHLGDRLLIGVSGATMREAARVSSPPPEQRVWSAENAPPIPDDTVAEMVAAFNDPESLFLRSASNPVASYNDPDVLAAGWPAAGLVTTARDLARFYDDLIGGTLIAPGHLREAITQRVRGRDRVLRLESAFALGYMLPSQNFVVPEPAQQAAFGHPGAGGSVGLADLERKVAFAFVPNLRRDWLAGDRRAYRLIAAVYDAL
- a CDS encoding helix-turn-helix domain-containing protein, whose amino-acid sequence is MPQTRQSDVPVPTYPAGAPHITGRARAGFRIAAHRHAEGQLVYCASGALATTTSHGTWVAPANRATWTPPGFQHAHRCLGDTDVRIVVIPVELCPRLPRRPSVCAVGPLLREAILALTDRRDTRPEVYARLRTVLIDELVETPEQSLHLPEPRDDRLRAVTELLHHDPAQVTTLAEFGRAVGAGERTLTRLFDRELGMSFHRWRTMLRVHRALAHLADGQSVTDTSIACGWSNPTSFIEAFTAVIGQTPGRYQAGLRASETTRD
- a CDS encoding zinc-dependent alcohol dehydrogenase family protein yields the protein MTDMMKAVALDRFGGVDAFELRDVPIPEVGPRQVRVRVHATAVNPLDYQIRRGDYPDDVPLPAIIGHDISGVIEAVGSHVTEFSAGDAVYYTPRIFGGPGSYAEQHVADVDLVGRKPENLTHLEAASLTLVGGTVWESLVTRAQLTVGETILIHGGTGGVGTIAIQIAKAMGARVITTARAGDHEFVRSLGADAAIDYASTDYVDAVAEITRGKGVDVVFDTIGGDTLTRSPLALADLGRVVSIVDIAQPQNLIEAWGRNAAYHFVFTRQNRGKLDALTTLVERGLVKAVVGATLPLARMAEAHELLEDRRSYALRGKIAIDVAGETVELPPIRTETGQSLTASE
- a CDS encoding LLM class F420-dependent oxidoreductase — translated: MTLPIRVAVQIQPGGAPDYRSWREAVLAADDLGVDVIFGYDHFHRPAMEAIIDGKPILADEQPDVSNFEGWTALASWGEITSHADIGLLVTGVGYRNPDLLADMARTVDHISGGRLVLGLGAGWYEKDYTTYGYEFGTFGSRFDLFDESLIRIENRLAALNPPPVRKLPILIGGTGPKRSLPAVARHADIWHAFQDLDAFRRSSDRVDDLAATFGRHGGDIERSTLWQNARSADAFREAGVTLFQTELTSDDGYDLTSLKEVLTWRDNG
- a CDS encoding FadR/GntR family transcriptional regulator, whose translation is MALRPVSRRSVPEDVFDQIITDVLNGEMRPGQTLPSERQLAEVLGVSRPAVREALKRLAAAGLIEVRQGDATTVRDFRRTAGLDLLPRLLLRDGELDLVVVRSILETRLHNGPKVAELAAQRGGAALSGELNVAVQTLANETDPVAVQRYALDFWDRIVDGADSIAFRLMFNTLRATYEPALPALATMMAAEVGRVDDYRALADAVRDGNPAAARECAHRLLEPATTALLEALHKLEES